GGTTCCGGACAGGATATTTTCAATAACCTTGGTCTTGATGATATTGAGAACATTACCATCCTGAAAGATGCCTCTGCTTCTATCTATGGTCTGCGCGCCAGTAACGGTGTGGTGCTTGTCACGACCAAGAAGGGAAAGAAAAATGAAAGACCGAGTATCAACTTATCCGGCTACTACGGTTTTCAGAACTTCACCCGTTATCCTTATCCTGCGAATGCGGGACAATACGTTCGGGCACTCGTTGAGTCAGAGCAGAACCTCGGCCGTGATCCGTCACTACTGTACAATCCCGGTGAACTGGCCAAATGGGAAGCCGGTACAGAAAAAGGATATAAAAGTTATGACTATTACAAGGAAGTCCTTCGTCCGAATGTACCCCAGTCCTACATCAGCGCCAATGCCTCCGGTGGTTCGCAGCGTTCCAGCTATTATATGTCTGTCAGCCGCCTGAGCCAGGAAGCGCTGATCAAAGACTTTACCTTCGAACGTACCAATCTGCAGGCAAATATGGAGGCTAGTCTGGCAAAAGGACTGAAGGTCGGTACACAGATCAGCGGTCGCCTCGAGAAACGCCATAACGTAGGCGTACCAGGGCTGGATGACTATTTCAATCCACTCCTCAGTATCTTCAGTATGTGGCCTACTGAGAGCCCTTATGCGAACGATAATCCAAAGTACATCAATCAGACGCATAATGTGAACGTGAACCCTGTAACCTACAGAGACGATATCACGGGTTATGTAGATGAGTGGTGGAGAGGTATGAACGTCAATCTCAATGCACAGTACGATTTTGACTTCGGACTAAGTGTGAAAGGCGTGTATTCCTATAATTATCTCAATGAGGAATTCGACGGATTTGAATATACCTGGAATGCTTATAAGTATGATCCGCTCACGGACACCTATAACACAGAACCGGGCTTCGGTAATCAGAACCCCTGGCGTGAAAGACACAAGCGTAATGTCATCTCCCGTTACGCACAGTTCCAGCTGAGTTACGCCCGTAAATTCGGTTCGCATAACCTCTCTGCTGTTGCGGCATATGAGCTGTCTGACTATGACAACTCCTACTATGTTGTACATACGATCCCTACCAATAACTATGTGCCTGTACAGTACCTTGTCGAACAGGATTATCTGTCGGATGAATGGAACCTGGAAGCAAGAGCAGGATACATAGGCAGGATTAACTATGACTTCAAATCAAAATACCTGATAGAGGTACTGGGCCGTTATGATGGTTCTTATCTCTATGCCAGAGGTAAGCGCTGGGGCTTTTTTCCGGGTGTGTCACTCGGCTGGAGGGTCTCTGAAGAACCCTGGCTGAAAGGCCGTTTTGGGAATGTGCTGAATGACCTGAAACTGAGAGCGTCTTATGGTGAGACCGGTAGTGAGATAGGCTTCTCCAATGGTAATCCGCCGAACGCTTTCGACTACATGGCGGGGTATAACTTCAACCAGGGAGGAGCGGTCATGAATGGTGGTTATGTGATCGGGTTAAGGCCACGTGGTTTGCCGGTGACAGAATTATCCTGGGTGAAAAATAAAAGTATTAATGCAGGTATCGACTTTACATTGTTCAACAATAGTGTGAGTGGTCAGATAGATGTGTTTGAACGCCGCCGTTCCGGTTTGCCTGCTGCCCGCTATGATGTGCTGTTACCCAGTGAAGTAGGTTATTCTTTACCTAATGCGAACCTCAATGCCGACGCTACCAGGGGTATTGAAGGTATGGTCACCTATAGCGGCAAAAAGGGGGATGTGAACTATTCTATTGGTGTCAATGCGACATATGCACGGCTGAGAAGCGTAAGTACCTATAAGCCCCGCTTCGGTAATGCATGGGATAAATACCGTAACGCTATAGAAGACCGCTGGTCGAATGTAACATGGGGCTACCATGTGATCGGCCGCTTTGAATCAGAAGAGCAGATCAAAAACTATGGTATCAATAACGACGGACAGGGTAACCGCACCGAGTTGCCTGGCGATTTTATGTATGAGGACGTAAATGGTGATAAGATCATCAATGGGCTTGATCAGCGTCCTATTGGTTATGCGCAGGGTGCGCAGCCTTACGTAAGTTTCGGTATCAATGGTAGTGTAGCCTGGAAAGGGATCTCCCTGCGTTTTGATTTTGCTGGCGCTACCATGCAGTCTTACCTGCGCGACTGGGAACTGCGTTATCCGTTCCAGAACAATGGTTCTTCTCCTGCCTATATGCTGACAGACCGCTGGCACAGGGAAGACCCGTATAACCCCGACAGTAAATGGATCGGTGGCAAATATCCTGCTATCAGAAAGGATAACACTACGCACGTGAACTACGCTGTAAACGATTTCTGGATCACCAATGTAAGGTACATCAGACTTAAAAACCTGGAACTGGGATACAGCTTCTCCCGTGATATGCTGAAACGTATCGGCCTCGCAGGACTGCGTGTATATGTGAACGGCACTAATCTGTTCTCCCTCGATAATGTAAAAGAGTATGAGATCGATCCGGAGATCAGCTCTACAAACGGGTTGGTGTATCCGCAACAACGCCTGTACAACTTTGGTTTTAACGTATCCTTTTAACGCTTATTAACTACAGCAATCATGAAACGAAATTATATATACAGCCTGATGGTAACAGGTTTGTTCCTGCTGACCAGTTGTATGAAAGACTGGCTGGACAGAGAGCCACGTACCATCCTCTCCGATGAACAGGTATGGAACGACCCTAAACAGATCGTCGCTTTGCTGGCGAATTTCTATGACAGGATCCCTGCGGAGAGTGGATTGACAGACATAAACGACGGTGCTGACGGCAGGTTATTCCAGTGGCGTAACATGGCGAATTATGACGAGGGAATGTGGAGTGGACAGTCCAATGAAGATGGCCGTAATAACATCACTTCCTATGGCTTTAACAGCTGGTATCTCTGGAACTATACATATATCAGGGATATTAACCTGGCGCTGGAGAACATTGAGAAATATGGTGTGTCACTATCTGCAACGGCAAAGCAGCAGTACTCCGCGGAACTGCGTTTCCTGCGTGCATTGAATTACTTCAATCTGGTAAAGAGAATGGGCGGTGTACCATTGGTTACTACACAACTGATCTATGATTACTCAGGTAATGTGAGCAATCTGCAATTACCACGCGCGAAAGAGTCAGAAGTATACGATTTCATCGCGGCCGAAGTAGACGCTATTAAAGAAGTCCTGGGTAACGCCGGTAGCACTACCCGCGCCAACAAATACACGGCGCTGGCATTGAAAAGCCGTGCGATGCTATATGCTGGTTCACTGGCAAAGTACAATGGTCTGATGGCCGCACCTATTACAATGCCTGGCGGAGAGGTCGGTATTCCGGCCGCGCTGGCAGAGAGCTATTATCAGAAGGCACTGGCTGCCTCCAAAGAGATCATTAATGGCGGGCCCTATACCCTTTATAAGAATAACCCCGATGCCGGTGAAAACTTCTACGAGGCGGTGACTAAAAAAGCGAATAACAAGGAGGTGATCTTTGTGAAGGACTTCCTGTTGCCGACCCGCAAACATTGGTTCTCTTATGACAACATCGCCCGCGGCGTAAGAGAAGATAACCTGGGATCATCGTCTGTTGTGCCTTCACTGAACCTGGTGGAGAGCTTTGAATATAAGGATGGGTCAAATGGTGCGTTGAAGATCCGGACTGCTGATAACAGCGACTTTATCTATTATGATAACGTGTCAGATGTCTTTGCAAATAAAGATGCGCGTTTATACGGTACGATCATCTATCCCGGAACATCGTTTAAAAGCCTTGCTGTATCTATCCAGGCAGGCGTGATGGTATGGAACAGCGGACGTAATGCCTATGATGTGGTGGAAGGCAGCGATCTGGGTACGACATACAGTGATGGCAAATTACTGACAGGCACGTCCGGTCCTCATCGTTCCATACAGGAGGTTTCTAATACCGGTTTCTATCTGCGTAAATACATCGACCCGAATGACAAAACCAGTACCCGTGGTGTTCAGAGTGACGTTTGGTGGGTATGGTTCCGTTTGGGAGAGATCTATCTGAATGCAGGAGAGGCCGCTTTTGAACTGGGACTGACCGGCGAGGCGCTGACGTATATCAATGCACTACGTGAGAGAGCTGGCTTTGGTATGAATAGTCTGACATCGCTGACCATCGCGCGTATCCGCAATGAGCGCAGGGTGGAGCTGGCGTTTGAAGATCACCGGCTGTGGGACTTAAAACGCTGGCGGCTGGCCGATAAAGTATGGAATGGAAGTTCCTCTAATCCTGACGCCATGATCTATGCTTTATATCCGTATCGTGTGATCCGCCCGGGAGATGCGAACCGTGATGGCAAGTATGTGTTCGTGAAAATGGTGGCCCCGCGATTCAGGGCGCCGCGTTTCTTCCAGTTGGGGAACTATTATACAGCGATCGATCAGTCGGTGCTGAATAATAATCCGAAGATCATCAAGAATCCATTCCATTAACCTGTTTAAATGAACTGATATGAACAGAATACTATCTCTGCATATACCGGCATTGCTATTACTGGCGCTGGTAATTGGTTGTAAGAAGGACAATTATGAGAAGCCATCCTCGACACTGTCCGGCAAAGTGGTGTATGAGAAAGACGCGATCGGCCTTCGTTCCAACGGCGTGCAGCTGGAATTATGGCAGAAAGGGTTCGAGTTGTTTACAAAGATCCCTGTGTATGTAGCGCAGGATGGTACATTCTCCGCCTCTCTGTTTGATGGGGCATATAAGCTGGTTCGCCTGCCTGGAAATGGACCATGGGTGAATAATACGGACTCTATTGATGTGACTGTGAGCGGTAACACGGTGATAGATGTACCGGTGCAACCTTACTTTGTAGTGAGGAATGCTGCTATCAGCAAAGCGGGATCAACAGCGCTGACGGCGACCTTTTCCATTGGTAAGGTATCTGATGGCAGGGCGTTGGAGTCGGTGACACTTTTTGTGGGTAAGACCAGCATAGTTGACGCAGTTAACAATCTGGGATCAGTAGCGGTAAATGGAGCGGACATTACCGACATAACAGTACCTGTGACAATTAATATGAATATTCCCGGCAGTCTTACCGGACAATCTTTCTTCTATGCCCGTGTAAGTATCAAGACAGCAGGGGTTGCAGAGCAGATCTACTCACAACCTGTTAAGATTGAATAGGTAGGAGTCATAATGATATGAATAAAGTGCGCGCCCCGAAGGTCATACCTTTGGGGCGCTTTGTAATACTCTGTAAACCAGTTCAAGAAACAAAATACCTTCTTTTGTTTTTAAGTATTAATTTTATTCAAAATGCCGAAGATGTACCTGGAAATATTGAAGGAGAACCTACTATCCCGATGGAAACAAGCCTTTATTGAATTTCACCTTTTAGAGGAATTTAAGAACAACATCACTTCAGAAAAATATGTTCCAGGTGTCAGGTATAATCTTGATGATTACGGTACTCCCGCTTTTTTACAACCAGAAGAGAAAGTATTTCCTGTAGGCAGGGTAAGGGAATTGGGCGACTTTCATTTTTATGGATTTACGGCCGACGGATTACCCAGTTATACTTCCTATGCCCATTCTGTGAACAAGCAATATTGGGGCGGATACTATACATATGGCAAAGAATGGGTAGAATATATTGAATATAACCTTAACACCCGCATACCTTCCAGTATCAAGAGAATACAGTTTGATGCACATGGCCGGAAAATAGCCTATCAGTCCCTGATCGTAAATAGCAGGGGAAGTGATGCCAGCTATGAGGACATGACCAATGAGGAGAAGATCCATACCATCATCGATAATGAACATGCCATGTTCTGTAATCTGGAACATTACGAGATCGTAGATGGACGTATTGTGAGAGCCGATTGTCTGAGCATCGTACCTGGTGCAGGAGAATCAAAGTACGAGAACATTTACACCTATGATGAGAGCGGAGAACTGACCGAGATAAGGCATGTGTATGAAACAGGACTGAGCCAGCTGGCCTATGTAAAACCCGATACTGGCCTGGATGTACATGTGCTGATCGATACCGTTGCGGAGCTGATGGCGGCAGCAATTGTGGATACGCTGGTAGAAGACGGTGTTGAAGCGCCACTGGCATTGCTGGAACTGAATTATCATTGTGTGGATGTCTATATACCTTCTTTGTCGCCCCGTTCAGTTGCCTTTACGAAGAAGATCTCAGACCAGCATCCTGATGAAGACATCTTTGATCTGATCTTTCTGGCCACAGAACTGGACCATCCTTTTCTGGATATAAACCGGGAGCAGTTTGAACGTCCTTTTACGCAGCTGATGACGATCATCCGCAGAGAGGAGAAATGGGAAATGGGTACGCTGATGTTACGGAAGGTAGCGCATATACTCACGACGACCCGACTCTCCGGCAGGATACCTGTAGGAGAGGAGTTCGCGGCCTATGCGGTGGACTGGAGTATGGAAATGGAGGACTTTGAAGACGTATTGCGCGAATGCGGTGCAACAGCCACAGCGATCGCTTCCTGGAAGGAGCGGGGATGGTTGTAGGAGTTAAGAAGGAAACATTATTGCATATAAAAGTGCTGTGACAGGATCTCTTCCATAAGCGAAGGTGTCAGTGGTTTGTTTTTGAACGCGGTGACATGCGGGTTTGCAGTGGCGCGGTGTTTATCTTCCGGGTTGAGGGAGGTTGTCAGCATGACAACCACTATATTATTTCCGGCATCATTTTTTAGTTTCGTATACTCTTCGAGGAATTCCCATCCATTTAGCCCGGGCATATTAATATCCAGCAGGATCAGTTCTGGTGGCGGTGCTGCGGTTGTTATCGTACAGTGTTTCAGGTAATCCAGTGCATCCGCGCCATTCCAGGAAACGTGCACATGCTCCGCGCAGTCAAGCCGTTTGATGACCATCTGGTTAATAAAGTTGGTTGCCTCATCGTCTTCGATGAGTAAAATTGAGTTTAGTTTTCGTTTCATGGTTGGTTGGTTATACGGAAATAGTAAAATAGAACTGACTGCCTTCTCCTGGTACAGAATCTACCCAGATCCTTCCGTTATGCATGGCTACAATTTTTTTGCAGTGTGCAAGGCCGATGCCGGTGCCTTCATACGCCGATTTGCTATGCAGCCGCTGGAATATCTCGAAGATCTTCTCTTTGAATCTGGGATCTAAGCCGATGCCATTATCCTGAAATTGAAAGCGCCACCCTTCATCGGTGAGACAGGCAGAAACATTCACATATAGTTGCCGGTTCCTGTCACGGAATTTAATCGCATTGCTCAGCAGGTTCTGGAATAACAGCTTAAGTTCCATCGGGTAAGCGCTTAGTACAGGTAACTGTTTTATGTTAATGATGGCGTTACTGTCATGAATGGCGGACCGGAGATCGGCAATCACCGTCCCCATGATCTCGTTACAATCCACTTGACTATCCAGCTCCGCTTTGCCCAGCCGGGAATAATCCAGGAGTCCTTTTATCAGCTGACTCATACGGTTAACCGACTGTGTAATGAATCGCAGGTAGGTATCTGCATCTTCATCAAGCTTTCCCTGGTACTGTTCTACGATCATTTCTGCCAGACTGCTGATGGAGCGTAATGGTTCCTGCAGGTCATGGGAGGCGATGTAGGTGAATTGTTCAAGTTCCCGGTTCTTATTCTCCAGTTTCTCTGTATATAAATGGTGGTTTTCTTCTGCCAGTCTGTTTTCAGTCAGGTCATGGGTGATTTTCAGAAAGCCTGTCACCTGCCGGTCTGGATCATGCATGGCGGTGATGGTCACATTGCTCCAGAAAAGGGTGCCGTCTTTGCGTACCCGCCATCCTTCATGTTGTACGCGCCCATCATTGAGGGCAGCGTCCAGTAGTAGTTCAGGTACCTGGGCAGTCCTGTCTTTGGCGGTGTAGAATAACCGGAAGTTCTTACCGATAATTTCACTGGCGGTATATCCCTTGATCTTTTCTGCTCCTTTGTTCCAGTTGAGTATATTACCATCCAGATCTAACATGAGGATAGCGTAGTCTTTTACTTCCTCTACCATTTTATGATAGTTCTCTCTGGCCTGTTTTAATGCCAACCTGGTTAGTCGTAGTTGTTGTTCCGCATCCCGGAGTCGTTTACGTAGCGTGCGTCGCCTGTTCATTATCTACTGTCCTCACTTCATAAAAGAGGGTTACAGCCACGAAGGGCTGTAACCAGATGTTCTGAAATAACCACTCTTCTGGGGGGATGTTTAATCAAAAAGTTTACAAAAACTGCAAAATGAATAAGGATAAATATGTTTGTTCTTTAAGTATAGGTGCAAAAAATTGTATGGCATGCGTTAGGTGCAGGCCATGATTAAACCACATAACAAGTATTGTCCCGTAAAATAAATTGTCCCCTTAAAAGAATGTTCTGATATCAACAGATATAGAATTATTCTAATTGATGTTGGTACTTACGTAGAAGATGAGCATATGGATTGCGATAAGAGAAAAAATTAATCACTTATTTTCGGGGAGGGAGTATCTTTGAAGGATAAATAATTAATAACTAACAGTTAATAATGAATGATGATGAATGTAGCTGATAGTTGCGTAAGTGACGGCTATGTTATTAATTGGTAAAAGCTTTATTATGGAATTTGCGCAACCTGACAGGGAGATATTTAATCAGCTGGTGACCATGAAGATGCCATTCGGCAAATACAAAGATGTGTTGCTTTGCGATCTGCCTGTATCCTACCTGGAGTGGTTCCAGCGGAAGGGATTTCCTGACGGAAAACTGGGTATGTTGCTGGCGACAGTGTATGAGATAAAACTGAACGGCCTTACGGGGCTGCTCACTCCCCTTAAAGGGAAATAGAAATTACTGACCATTTACTTCACTTCTTTGAACACGACGATGCCGTTGTGTCCTCCGAAACCGAAAGTATTACTCATTGCCACACTTACTTTTTTATGTATGGCTTCTTTCAGTACGATCGGCAATCCGGCCGGAATGGCAGGGTCCAGTTGTGTCGTATTGATAGTAGGAGGAATAATGTCGTTGTTGATACTGAGAATAGCAGCGATGGCTTCTATTGCACCGGCAGCACCCAATAGATGGCCCGTCATGGATTTTGTCGCACTAATAGAAAGATGAGCAGGTGCTTCGCCGAATAATTGTCTGATAGCTGCCAGTTCACTCAGGTCGCCGACTGGCGTAGAGGTGGCGTGTGCATTCAGATAATCTACGTCCGCAGGTTGGAGCTCCGCATCTTTTAATGCAAACTTCATGGCCTGTAATGCGCCTAATCCTTCCGGATGTGTGGCCGTCATATGATAGGCGTCCGCGGTCATGGCAGCACCTACCAGCTCTGCATAGATATGTGCGCCTCTGGCCACTGCATGTTCATACTCTTCTACTACAAGGGCCGCAGCGCCTTCTCCCATCACGAAGCCATCTCTTTCTGTATCAAAAGGTCTGGAGCCGGTGGCTGGATCATCGTTACGGGTAGACATCGCTTTCATCGCACAGAATCCACCTACGGAAGCTTCTGTGATCGGTGCTTCTGAACCGCCGGTAATGATGACTTTCGCTTTCCCCAGTCTGATGTAGTTCAGCGCATCCATGATAGCTGTATTCGACGTTGCACAGGCAGATACCGTCGTATAATTGATGCCCATTAATCCGAAGCGGATAGAGATCATACCGGAGGCCATATTCGCGATCAGCTTGGGTACGAAGAAAGGATTAAAGCGTGGCAAATAGTTACCATTGGTATACTCTTTTACCTGCTCTTCGAAGGTGAGCATACCTCCCTGTCCGGAACCCCAGATCACACCACTATCAAATGGATCCATCTTGGAGAAGTCCAGTCCGGAGTCGGTCACGGCCTGTTGTGCAGCTACCAGTGCATATTGTGTAAACGGGTCTGTCTTACGTATATCATTTCTGTCCAGGACAGCAGTCGGATCGTAGTCTTTGAGTTCACAGGCAAACTGTGTCCTGAAAGCGTCGGGATTGAACTTCGTGATACGTGCCGCTCCGCTTTTACCTGCTACCAGGTTGTTCCAGAAGTCAGTCACGTTGTTCCCTATCGGAGTAAGGGCGCCAAGGCCGGTGATGACTGCTCTTTTAAGTGTTTGCATGATTTAAATTAAAGATTAGTGACTAGTAATTAGGAATGACGAATTATGAACTGTGAACATGATTGGCCTGAAGCAGGTGATCAGGTATTTCTTTATGCTTCTTAACGTTAGCATGAGAAAAGCTTTTCGATTCGTAATTCGTAATTCCTAATTATTTCTTCAACAGGTCTTTTAATAGCTGACCTGTTATTTTATTAAACGCCTTCGGCCCCATTACTCTGCTCATCAGCAGGGAGGCCAGCAGGTTACTAAGTACGAGTAAGGCCCTGTCATAGGGTTCGCCATCAAACTGAAAGAGTCCTTTCTTTCTGCCGTTGTCAAGGCACTGTGCCGTCCAGTCAGTGAAGGCGGCAGACATGCCCGTTACCTTTTCCTGCAGCGGTTCCGGGAAGGTTTTATAGTCGGGTGATAAAGTCCCCATCAGGCATACGAATCCCTGTTTATGTTTACTGCCGAAAGTGTCAAATAGTTGTTTCAGCTGTTTGTCTTCAGGCATAGCGGCCCACTTCGCAGTATGTACCCTAAAACGTTCAGTTTCAGTATCAATAACTGCAATGCCCAGGTCTGTTTTTGTCGGAAAATGATAATGGATGGCGGCGTTCTTTATCTCCAGCGGATCGGATATATCCTTGTAACTGAAGGCATTATAGCCCCTGGTCCTGATCAGCTGGTCCGCCAGCGCAACTATTTTCTCTTTTGTGTCCTGCATAGAACAGCAAAATTACTTACTTGTAAGTAAGTAAGCAAATTTTCTTAGCTGGCATCTTTTTGGTGCAGCAGAAAAGGAATGAAACATTTGGAATCAGGTAATTAAATATCTTCTGTATGAGTAACGAACATAATCATGATAAAGAGGTGGTAAAAACGCTTGAAGCGCTATTGACAGGAGGACATGCTCATGCCACCTTCGATGATGCCGTAAAAGGGCTGCCTGCTGAGCTGAGAGGGGTAATACCGGAGGGGATCCCATATAGTATCTGGCAACTGGTAGAACATATCAGGATCACACAATGGGACATATTGGAGTTTTCAAGAGATGCGAAACATCAGTCCCCCAGGTGGCCGGAAGGATATTGGCCGAAGGAAACGGCTCCGGTGGACGATGCGGCCTGGAAACGTAGTCTTTCGCAGATCAAAAGCGAACTAAAGGAGTTTGTTGCATTACTGAAAGCGCCGGATGCGGAATTGTATAAGCCTTTTGCCCACGGTGACGGACAGCATTTGTTCCGGGAAGCATTATTGATTGCAGATCATACGAGTTATCATACAGGGGAGATTATTGTGATCAGACGGTTGCTGGGGGCGTGGAAGTAATCAGGAATTGAGGCGCATTCATTCATTCATCCCGGTTTTTAATAACAGGTTATAATCAAAGGGCCGTCAAGCGTTGAAGCAGACGGCCCTTTGATTGATTTTTCTATATTTATCAGCAACTAATTCCTAATTAAATTACACACACAGCCACATACTATCCGCAAACCATTTCTTCTGATCAAAGAAATTCCCTACCGTCTCGAAGCCAGACAGGGTGGCTAGTTGCTCTGCTGCTTCCAGGTCGTACTTCTGTGATATCTCCATGTAGATCGTTTCGTGCAGATCAAAATGGATCGTTTGTTCTCCTATGCGTACATCCTGCTCTTCCAGGCTAACCAGATAGCTTTTGCAGGCGCCTGTACCCGGATCATAGGTAGGGTAGTGGCCAAATTTCGTAATGTCGAAATTGCCGTCCAGTTCCCGGTTGATCCGCTTCAGCAGGTTCAGGTTAAAGTCACGTGTAATGCCTGCACTGTCATTATACGCGTCCAATATGATCTGCGGATGTTTTTTAAGATCAAAGCCGATCATCAGCAGGTCACCAGGCTGAAGGCAACTTCTCAGCTGCCGGCAGAACTTTCTGGCCTCTGCCGGCGTGAAATTACCGATGTTACCACCCATGCAGAGGATAACCTTATTCTTTGCAGATAGGACATTTGCTTCCTTCAGCATATCAAAGTATTCACCGTTCAGCCCATTGACTTTCAGTGATGGCAGTTGTGCGGGTAATGACTGCTCCAGCTGCGTGATCACGTTAGCGGATATATCTACCGGGTAGTACGTGAAGTCCTTTCCGGTGTTGAGTAGTTCTTTTAAAAGATGTATGGATTTGGTCGCATCACCCGCTCCCAGTTCTACGATGTCAAAACGGCTGGTATGTGCAAGAATGGTCTGGCTGATGGCTGCTGACTGTTCCTGCAATATTTCCATTTCGCAGTTGGTCGGATAGTATTCATGGCAACGCATGATCTCCTGGAATAGGCGGTCGCCCTCCGCATCATAAAAATATTTGGAGTCCAGATATTTACTCTTTGCACTGAGTCCGCGGATCACATCCTGAAAGAAAATCTCCCGCCTGTCCTGTTTCACAGGAACTAATACTGTATGCATTACAGAGGTGGTGGCCATAATGTTATGATTAGAGTAATGAGAAATATTATTTCGCCAGTCTGATGCCGGTAAACTGCCAGCGCAGCCCCGGATGGAAGAAATTGCGGTAGGTGGCACGGCTGTGGTTAGGCGGTGTTACTTCCGAACTACCGCGTAAGACCATCTGACTGACCATGAACTTACCATTGTATTCGCCTATTGCGCCGGGTGCTTTTACAAACCCCGGATAAGGCAGGTAGGCGCTTTCTGTCCATTCCCAGCGTTGTCCCCAGGAAAATTGTGCAGATGCTGCTTCCCATTCAAATTCTGTTGGTAAACGGAGTCCTTTCCATGAGGCAAATGCTGTCGCTTCATAATAGCTGATATGACACACCGGGTCGTTGCCATTCACCGGTTGCAATCCCTGCCAGGTGTACTGTTGCCATTGCCCGTCGACATGATGCCAGTAGAGTGGTGCCCTGACTTCGTTTGTCTTTACCCAATCCCAGCCTTCTGCATGCCAGTGACGGAAATCTGTATAACCGCCCGCTTCCATGAACTCCAGGTATTCCGCGTTGGTGACCAGTTGCGTGGCTATACTGTATTGCTGAAGATATACGGTATGTCTGCCCAGTTCGTTGTCAAAACAGAAGCCGTCTCCTTTGTACCCGATATCATACAGGCCTGCTTCCATTTGTACGAAAGGCTCGTCGGATGCAGGTGTCTGATAAGTATCGACTGCCGTGTCAGCATAAGCCGGCATCAGCGGATTATGACCAAGTATGTACTTGATATCTGTATACAGCAGTTCCTGGTGCTGTTCTTCGTGATTGAGTCCTAATACAACCAGTGTACGCAGTTCATCACTCAATGGTGTATCAAGGAAGGACAGCATGGCTTTATCTACGTGCTCACGGTAACGCATCACATCTTCTACCGCAGGACGACTGAGATTACCTCTGTCCGTACGTATGACGCGTGCGCCTACTGTTTCATAATAGCTATTGAATACGAAGTTATAATTTGGATCAAATTCCTTATAACCAGGGAAGTGCGGTTTTAAAAGAAACGTTTCAAAGAACCAGGTAGTGTGTCCGAGATGCCATTTCGGTGGACTCACATCAACAACCGGCTGTACCACATAGTCCTCTGTTTTCAGCGGCGCGCAGATATGCATGGACCTTTTCCGCACGGTGTTAAAATCATTTTTTAATTGCATATACCTTCGTGGTTAGTGATGCTGTAAATATTCCTTTAGATCTGATATAGATTTGATATGCAGGTCAGCGGCCTGTTGTCTGCGCATCATTAATGCATATGTGTTATTAAAGCCAATAGGAGGTAGCCACCTGATCTGGTATTGCTGCATAAAG
The DNA window shown above is from Chitinophaga agri and carries:
- the egtB gene encoding ergothioneine biosynthesis protein EgtB: MQLKNDFNTVRKRSMHICAPLKTEDYVVQPVVDVSPPKWHLGHTTWFFETFLLKPHFPGYKEFDPNYNFVFNSYYETVGARVIRTDRGNLSRPAVEDVMRYREHVDKAMLSFLDTPLSDELRTLVVLGLNHEEQHQELLYTDIKYILGHNPLMPAYADTAVDTYQTPASDEPFVQMEAGLYDIGYKGDGFCFDNELGRHTVYLQQYSIATQLVTNAEYLEFMEAGGYTDFRHWHAEGWDWVKTNEVRAPLYWHHVDGQWQQYTWQGLQPVNGNDPVCHISYYEATAFASWKGLRLPTEFEWEAASAQFSWGQRWEWTESAYLPYPGFVKAPGAIGEYNGKFMVSQMVLRGSSEVTPPNHSRATYRNFFHPGLRWQFTGIRLAK